The window TGATGTCGCGGCTTCGACCCAGCAGGCCATCGTCGACGTGCTGGCTGCGAAAGCCCTGCGCGCGGCGCGGGCTTCCAAGGTGAAGACCGTGATGCTCGCGGGCGGGGTCGCGGCCAACGCCAGTCTGCGCGCGGCGCTGCGCCAGGTCCTCGCGGCGGAATTGCCGGCTGTGCGTTTCGTCGAGCCGCCGATAAGATATTGCACCGATAACGCCGCCATGATCGCCGCGGCCGGATATTTTTCCGCCCGCCGCCGCCGGTTCGGCGATCCGCGGAAGCTGGATGTCGATCCGGGCTGGGAGCTCGGTCGGACGGAAAAAATATGAAGACCGTGATCCTGAAAAATCTGGCGGAGCTGAACAGGTTCGCGGCTGAATTCGCCGCCGGACTCCGCGGCGGTGAGATCGTGGGACTCATCGGCGATCTCGGCTCCGGCAAGACCGCGTTCGTCAAAGCGCTCGCCGCGGCGCTGGGTTCCAAAAAATCCGTCCGCAGCCCGACCTTCATCCTGATGCAGCTCATCGCTGTCGGCGCGGCGACCAAAAAACAGACCAGCATCAGCCAGATCTGCCACGTCGACGCGTATCGGCTCAAAGACGATGCGGAATTGCGCGGTATCGGTTTTTATGACTTTGCCGGCCGGCCGGACACTGTGACTTTCGTCGAGTGGGCCGACCTCGTTCCTGGCATCAGGCAGACCGCCGGCTATCGGGAGCTGCGCTTCTCTTTCAGTGGCGCCAGCGAGCGTCTGGTCCTGCTACCCTGAGCAAAATTTGGCTATTTTAAGCCTAATATCGCCCCAACCATCTTGACAGATGGTTGTTTTTGTGCTAATCTTCCACGTTCCTTAGAAATTCAAATCAAACCCTTTTTCAGGAGGAGGAGACGCCATGAAAGACCTCGCTTGGCCAGTGATCAGCTTCGTGTTGTTCGTCTGGTTCATCGCCGCGTGCTTTGATCAGTGTTCGCGCAAGGATGGTTTTGTCGGGCAGGAGTCTTGGCGCGGGAAACAGCGGAATGCGCGTCGCGTCAACAGCGTTCAGCCATTGGCAGTGATCGTTTCGTCCGGAACGCCGGCGCGTCGAGTCGCCCGTCCGACCAACGACGATCCTTTTCGCCTGATCCAGGCCATCGGACGCGAGTTCGATGTCCCGGCCGGCGCGCTCTATGGCATCTGGAAGGTCGAGAGCGGCGGGATCGCAGGCGGCTGGGGGCAGGGACAAGGCTGGCTCTCCGCCGCGGAGCTCTCCGAACCCGGCAGCGAGTGCTACCGGAACTACGCAGCCAGCCGCTGCAAGGACTGGTGGACTGCGCTGCAGGTCATCTGCGGCCAGACTCGGAATAGCGTCAGGATCTGCGACCCCCATCAGGTCCGCACCTCCTACGCTTTCGCCATGGGTCCCATGCAGCACCTGCCGAACGGGTTCGCAGCGCGCCAAGCCGACGGTTCCTACCGCCTCGGCGCTCACGCGGTCGACTATGACCGCGACGGCGTGGTCGATCCGCACGACCTCGGCGACGCGCTGGCTTCGACGGCGAAGCTGCTCCGGAAGTCGTTCGAGATCGAGGGCAGCTGGCAGCGGGCCATCAACCGCTACTACGGCTCTCAGACCGCGGGTTACTATGACGGCCGGGGCAATCGTCCCGGAGTCTACGCCTACTGGAAGCAGTGGTGCGGAATGCGCGGCGGCTGTCGCGAAAACAGCGACGCGAGGTACGCGAGCAGATGATCTTTCTCGGATAGCTTAGAGGTCGGACTTCATGTCCGGCCTCTTTTCGTTCCTGGCCGCGCGTCGGCGGCGAGCTTTATCTTACGCCGCCTCCGTGCTAAGTTGGCCGCATCGGCCGCAGTAGCCGACAGTTCCGCTTTTTTTGGCGGGACGCACGGCTGGCGTTCGCCGGCAAGTGAGGTTGATCGTGAAGTACCTTAAAATTAGCAATCGCGGATCATTCAACCGCAAGTATCTGGAGCTCATCGGGCTCTCGACCAAGCGGGACCGCCTCGACGATCCGACCGTGATCGGCTTCAAGGGTTCCGGAACCAAGCTAGCGGCCGTGGCCGCCCTGCGGCTGGGACTCCGGGTCGCCATCGCCTCGTCGGATTATCTCGGCCGCTACCTGTTGTCGTACGAGATCGAAGAGGTCGACATCGACGGACTCAAGGTCAAGCAGGTCTTCTTCAACTACGACCCTTACGGCCTGAAGGACGGACGCGAGACGTCCGAACGTTTCCCGTCGCAGCTGACCATCGACGCTTTCGCTGACTGGGATCAGCCGATCGGCGACGACCGCAGCGCCGTCTTCAAGGTGCTGCGTGAATTCGTCTGCAACGCGGCCGACGCCGGCGAGTTTTCTTTCGCTCTCGTCGACGGCCCGGCCTGCGTCGAAGCCGGGGAGACGGCGGTCTATCTGCTGTACACGCCCGAGATCCAGCGCCTCTTCGCCGAGGTCGAACGCTACTTCAAGTTCCTGCATCAGCCCGGCAAACGAGCCGCCGGTCCGGTCTGCGAAGTGCCCGGGATCGGCCGGATCTATCTTCGCTCCGATCCGCGCCAGACCAGACTGTACGTTCTCGGCGTCCTCGTCGATTGTTTCGGCTCCGCCTGGCGCGAGGCTCTGTATGACTATTCCCTGGATCTCAAAACGCTGATTTCCGAGGAACGGGTGGTCAAGAGCTTCCACAAGTATCAGGCCGAGGTCGGCCGATTGCTGTCCGGCGTCGCCGACGTCGACGTGGCCGCGTCCATCCTGGCAGCCGTCAAGAAGAATCGCGCGCCCTTCGAGGAATTGGCGCTCGGCACGATCCGCTCCCTGTCAGTCGCAGGGAAGCAGGTCTGGCTCAAAGCCGCGCAGCGCGTCTTCGGCGCGAAGATCGCCGTCGGTTCCGGCAACAAAGTGATCGATCTCGATTGCGCCCAGATCTACGGCTACGAGGTCGTTTCTTGCGAAATCGCCAGTCTAGGGACATTCCTGCGTCTTGCCGGCGTCCCGAGAGCCGCGACCATCGTGCCGCCCACGATCGAGCCGAAGGAGTACGAGCTGGTCGATTTCATCGATCTCGATGAGGCCAGCCGCCAGCGCTTCGAGCTGGTCTGGAGCCTGTTCGTGCGGCATTTTCCGGAGCGGGTCAAATGGCCGGTGGCTTTTTTCCACCCGCTTTCGGATGGGCTCAAGGCCTGCGCCGGGTTCGCCGGCAGCGGTCATCGCATCTATCAGGAGATCTGGCTGCGCACGCAGACCCGGACTTCGCTGGGGACGGCCTTTGAACTGTTGCGCACGCTGGTGCACGAATCCCGGCACTGCCTGTCGCGAGCTGACGATTACGATCGGAGTTTCGTCGGTCTGGCGGATGAGGAAGTGACCCGATTGATCTTTCAGGAAGCCGGCATTTATGAGCCGGACCCGGGCGATCAGCTGCCGCGTCTCGGCGATGACCTGTCGTCGCGGATTCGGCCGCGCTTCATCAGCCGTCCGAAACGCAAAGCATAGCGATCTTTGACCGCAGCTCTGTTCCACAATATTTAAACCGCCGGGCTTACCCCGGCGGTTTTTTCGCCACTTTGAGGTGAAGAGACGGAGTCAGGGAGTGACGGAGAGACGTCGTTCGCGAACTACATGGCCTCGTCTCTGCCTGACTCCGTCTCTCCAGCACTCCTGCACTCCAGCACTCTCCACCCACCCATCGTTTTGACCATTATTTCAGCCTTTGTTAAGGTGCTCCCCGCAGCCGCTGGCTGTCGTGTTCCTTCATCAACACCATCGGAGGTAGAGAATGAGCCTGAAAACTGTCATCGCATCCGTCTTCGCATTGTCCCTTTTGGCGGGGTGCGCGCCCCAAGCTCGCTTCGTCGTTCCGGACGGCTGGAAGGTCGCCGGGTCCAGTGATGATGCCAAGACGGAACTCAACAAGCAGATGCTTGTGGGCGAGACGGAAGACGACGTGATCTATTACGTCGTCGGGCCGGCCAAGAAGTATCCGCTCGAAGTGGAGGTAGCCCAGCTCCTATCGATCCTTAGCAAATTCAACGCCGATATCATCGAGCGACGGATCGCGCCGGACAAGAGCTCCGCGAAAATTGTCTATACCTTCACGCTGGGGGATGGTAGTCAGATCAACGGCCGGTGCTTTCTGCGGGAGTCCACCAGGGGCTATATGACCGTCGGTGTCATGGGTAACTGGCCAGCCGAGAAGGACGCGGCCATTGTTTCTGCCTTTGAGATCATCGCCGCCTCGGCCGACTACAAGTAGCAGATTCACCACCAGTTTTGATTCTCTTCAGCTCGCCGCGCTCTCCCATGGGCGCGGTTTTTTTCGCCACTATCAGAAAACCTCGGCGTCAGCCGAGGTTGGATAAAAGACGCGAATCCCCCGCACTGTACAGTGCGGGGGAAGGGGGATGGGTTGTTTATAGTTTCCAGCCGAACGCTACTCCGCCACGCTGAACACTTCTTCGACCGTGGTGATGCCGTCGAGCGCTTTGAGCAGCCCGTCCTGCACCATGCTGATCATGCCTTCCTTCATCGCGATATCCTGCATCTGATATTCCGAGACTGCGCCGCTCAGGATGACTTTTTCGATTTCCTTGGACATGGCGAAGATCTCGTAGATGCCCATACGTCCCTTGAGGCCGAGATTGTGACAGTTGGCGCAGCCGGCACCTTTGTAGAATTGAAGTTTATTGAGATCGAGTTTGTAGCCGCTCACGGGGTTGATCTCGGAGAGGATCTTGACGACCCGCTCCAGGAGTTCGGGCGCGAGCTGGGTCTTGGTCTTACAGTCCTTGCAGATGCGGCGGACGAGGCGCTGGCCGATGACCGCGTTCAGGGCCGGTGCCAGCAGGAACGGTTTGACGCCCATGGAGAGGAAGCGGGGGATGGTG is drawn from Patescibacteria group bacterium and contains these coding sequences:
- the tsaE gene encoding tRNA (adenosine(37)-N6)-threonylcarbamoyltransferase complex ATPase subunit type 1 TsaE — its product is MKTVILKNLAELNRFAAEFAAGLRGGEIVGLIGDLGSGKTAFVKALAAALGSKKSVRSPTFILMQLIAVGAATKKQTSISQICHVDAYRLKDDAELRGIGFYDFAGRPDTVTFVEWADLVPGIRQTAGYRELRFSFSGASERLVLLP
- a CDS encoding lytic murein transglycosylase, encoding MKDLAWPVISFVLFVWFIAACFDQCSRKDGFVGQESWRGKQRNARRVNSVQPLAVIVSSGTPARRVARPTNDDPFRLIQAIGREFDVPAGALYGIWKVESGGIAGGWGQGQGWLSAAELSEPGSECYRNYAASRCKDWWTALQVICGQTRNSVRICDPHQVRTSYAFAMGPMQHLPNGFAARQADGSYRLGAHAVDYDRDGVVDPHDLGDALASTAKLLRKSFEIEGSWQRAINRYYGSQTAGYYDGRGNRPGVYAYWKQWCGMRGGCRENSDARYASR